From the Streptomyces sp. NBC_00341 genome, the window GGCGGGACGGTATTGTGCAGGGCGGTTCAGTGGTACGACCTCTTCTCGTCCGACGGCCCGCTGCTGGCTGTGGGCAGCGGGCAGCGGGCGACTGGCGGGTGTCTACCCGGGCCGGGGTCGGGCCATGTGCGGGCCCGTCCGCGGCTCAGGCTGCGAAGGTCTCTTCCATCGGCCCCGATTCGTAGGCGCACCGGCCCGCCGTGGTGGCGTGCTTCATGGCCAGCGCCATTTTCATCGGGTCCTTCGCGCGTACCAGGGCGGTGTTGACGAGGGTGGCCGCGGCGCCCATGCCCATCGCCTGGGCGACGTGGTGGGCGGTGCCGAGGCCGCCTTCGACGACGACGGGGATGCTGACGGCGTCGATGATCTGCTGGATGGGCCGGGGGTCGATGATGCCGCGTCCCGAGGCCACGGGTGCCGCCATGACACGTAGGGCCGAACAGCCCGCTTCTTCGAGGGCCTTGGCGGTCTCGATGTCGGGCAGGATGAAGGGCAGCAGCGACCAGCCCTTCTCCCGAAGTTCATGGGCTGCCTCGATGGTCTGGCGGTTGTCCGGCACGTTGTCGTGGCCGCGTACATCCAGTTTGAGGATGTCGATGCCCCAGGAGTCGCGAAGGATTTCGGCGGTGCGCAGTGCGCTGTCCTTGGAGCGGGCGAACGAGGTGGTGCCGATCCAGGTGAACCGGTCGAGGTCGAGGGCGTCGTCCAGGTCGGACAGCAGGAGGCTGCTGCGGCGGTTGTCCGGGTCCACGGTGGTGATGAAGATGTCCGCGTCGGTCACGGTGAGCACGTCCCGCACGACGGGCACGGAGTCGTACTGTTCGATCCCGACGATGAGCCGGGAGCGGAACTCACGGGTGCCGATCCTGAGCCAGGGTTCCCTGCGGTCGTCGGTGAAGGCCGTTCGCTGAGTGGTCAAGGAATTGTCCCATCAGAGTAGATGGCGGAATGCCGCGAGCACCGGTTTCTTCATGTTGCTGAAACATTGGACATCGGACCCGGGTGCCTGTCAGCTATTCCTGTCCGTTCTCTTTCCACTCCGTTTTCCGGACTCTTCTCTCCGTTTGTGTCTGTGGTGCGGAGGTGCGGAGGTGGTCGCCGGGAGTGTCCTTGCCGGTGGTTCGTCAGGTCACCTGGGCGGCCGGTTCGAGGATGTATCCCCTGCCCCAGGCGGTCTGCAGGACCAGGCCAAGGGGGCGGATGCGCCGGCGGATGCGCATGATGTGGAGGTCCAGGGCGTTGCGGGAGATGCATGCCTGGCTCTCGCCCAAGCGGTCCAGTAGTTCCTCGCGGTAGACGACTCCCTGGAAAGATCCGGTCAGGCTGTCCAGCAGCGCCCTCTCCGCGGGTGAGACCGCCACCACGCGGTCGCGGTACTTCAGTGCGCCGCTGGGGTCCACGGTCGGCACGGTGAAGGGGTAGGACCTGGCCCGCAGGGCGGCCATCCGGGCGCGGAGGTCTTCGTTGCTGATGGGTGCCCGTGCCCAGTCCTCGCGTACGTCGGAGCAGATGGGCGCGGGTGCTCCGCCCTCTACGACGAGCAGGCGCAGGAGGCCCTCCTCCATACACTGGCGTCGCTTGGCCGACTCCGCGGGCCACCGCAGAAGTCTGACGTCGACTTGATCTTGTCGCACGAAATCGCGCTCCCGGTCTCGTGGTCCGTCATTCAGAACAAGCAGTTGTGCTCAGCGTTCCGAGTGGTCTCTTCAAGCCACTGTGGAGCCCCCGGGGGACGCGGGGAAGCTGGCCGAGGACCGGATGGGACCCGTGGGAGGAGCAGCGGTCACGGCCGTTGCCGGGGGGCATGCCGGAGCTGCGTAAACGTGCGGTACGAATGTATCGGGCCCTCGAACCGGCGCCGTGCGTCGAGGGTTTCTCGATCGGCCCTGGTGCGTTTCTCAAGGCTCGAGTTTCTCGGGGCTCGTGTTCAGTGGTGCTTCGCCGCTCGATTTTCTCCGGCCCCAGGAAGTGAGAGGCACTGTTCCAGGAAGGCGAGCACCCGCAGGTGGTAGGTGCGGGCGGTCCGGCCCAGGCTGATGTTGTGGCCGGCGTCCGCGAGGCGCTCGCTGCAGGACAGTGGGGATCCCAGCCGCTCCAGCATGGCCCGTACGGTTTCCGGGTCGCTGCGCCACCACAGCTCGTGTTCGGCGAAGGTGAACCGGACGGGTGCCCGGACGTCCCGTGCCACCTGCGGGTACAGCCGCGGCCAGTCCAGGATCTCGCGGGACTCCTGCTCCGGGATGGGTGTGATCAGCGCGTCGGCCAGCCGGAAGGTGCCGGGCGGGTAGAGGGCGAGGGGTCCCCAGTGCATCCGGTGGGAGAGCCGGCTGCCCTGGCCGACCAGTTGTTCCGCGTCGGGGGCCCATTGGTCGCCGATGCCGGAGACGTCCATGCCCAGCAGCCCGTCGCCCGTCCACCGGGACGAGGCGTGCAGGGCGACGACGCCGCCCAGGGAGTGTCCGACCAGGAGGATCCCGGCGCCGCAGGGGTGGTTCGCCCGGTAGTCGTCCAGGGCGGCGCGCACCACGTCCGCCTGTTCGGACAGGCCCATGCCCGTGGGCAGTTGAGCGGCTGACCGGCCGTAGCCGGGGCGGTCGAGGGCGAGTGCCGCGTATCCGCAGGAGGAGGCGAGGGTGAGCAGCGAGGTGGCCGGGTCGGCTCGGCCGTCGAAGTAGCCGGCCCGCATCCCGCCCCCGTGCAGGGCCACGAGCAGGGCGCGGGGCGGGGAGGCGGGCTCGGAGAGCAGCCCGGACAGGGTGACGCCCCTCCCGTCCAGGGTGATCGCACGAACCGGGTTGGAGCCGGGGGCGGTTGCGGGTGCGGCCACTGAGGATTCGTGGAGGGGCATCGGTGGATCTCCTTTCACATGTACTGCCGTGTCGCTCTACATGTGTACGGCGGTGCTGTCTTCCATCGCCTTCTCGTCCTGCCGCGGCCGCGGCAGGTTGTTGGTGAGCATGATCAGCACGCCGGCCAGCAGCAGGATGCCGACGGTCCACCACACGGCGACGGCGTAGCCGTGTACGGCCGCCTGGTCCGCGTGGTTGCTGCCGCTGCCGCTGTGGGAGACCAGCCAGGCGGCGGTGGTGCTGGCCGCGATGGTGTTGAGCAGGGCGGTGCCGATGGAGCCGCCGAGCTGCTGCGAGGCGTTGATCATCGCGGAGGCGACGCCGGTCTCGTGGTCGGCGACTCCGTTGGTGGCCAGGCTCATCGCCGGTGTGAAGGCGAGGCCGAGACCGATGCCGAACAGCAGCTGGCCGGGCAGGACCAGCAGCGGGTAGGAGGAGTCCACGTCCAGCTGGGTCAGCATCAGCATGCCGAGGGCGGCGACGAGGAACCCGGGGCCCATGATCCAGCGCGGGGCCATCCTCGGCATCATGCGGCTGGCGATCTGGCCCGCGCCGATGAGCATGCCGGCCACCATGGGCAGGAACGCCACGCCCGACATGAGGGGGCTGTAGCCGCGGATCTCCTGGAAGTAGTAGGTGAGGAAGAGCAGCAGGCCGAACATGGTGATCACGGCGAGGGCCTGGGAGGCGAAGACGCCGGCCCGGTTGCGCTCGGTCACGATCCGCAGCGGCAGGAGCGGGGTGCTGCTCCGCTTCTCGACGACGACGAAGAGGGTCAGCAGGACGACGCAGGCCACGAAGAGGGCCAGGGTCGGGGTGGCGGTCCAGCCTTCGCTGTCGGCGAGGGTGAAGCCGTAGACGAGTGCCACGATCCCCGCGACGGACAGCACGGCGCCGGCGATGTCGAGCTTCTCGCGGGGCGGGCGGTTGCCCTCGTCGCGGACGACGGCGACGGCGCCGACGACCACGACCGCGGCGAAGGCGATGTTCACGAAGAGGGACCAGCGCCAGTTGAGGTACTCGGTGAGGACGCCGCCGAGGATCAGGCCCACCGCGGAGCCGCTTCCTGCGATCGCGCTGAACACCCCGAACGCCTTGGCGCGTTCGCCGGGTTCGGTGAAGGTGACGGCCAGCAGCGAGAGGCCCGCCGGTGCCAGCAGGGCGCCGAACGCGCCTTGCAGGGCCCGCGCGGCCAGCAGCATTCCGGAGTCGACCGCCAGGCCGCCGAGCGCGGATGCCAGGCCGAAGCCGATGACTCCGATGAGGAAGGCCCGCTTGCGGCCGATGGTGTCGCTGATCCGGCCGCCCAGGAGCAGGAGTCCGCCGAAGGCGAGCATGTAGGCGGTGACGACCCACTGCCGGTTGCTGTCGGAGATGCCGAGGTCCCGTTGGGCGGAGGGCAGGGCGATGTTCACGATGGTGCTGTCCACCGAGACCATCAGCTGCGCGAGGGCAATGTAGACCAACGCCTGCCAGCGCCGTGCGTCCGGGGCGACGGCGCCGGACGCGCGGGGCGCGATGATTTGATCTTCAGCCATGACGGTTCTCACTTCTGTGACGGCAGGATGCTCGGTCCATACATGTCCAGCGCGTCGCCGGTCCGCCTCGCCCGTGGAGCTTCGGTAGACGTGGGGCAGGCCCGACAACATTTGTTGTTCCAACCAATGTTGTACGGCATAACGATATGACCAGATCGTTGGTCGATGCAACACTGTCGCGTAGGCTTCTCGATATGACCCTGTACGGACGACTGGTCGAACTGGATGTCTGGCTGCTCTCGGGCGCTGCCCTGCGAGCCCAGCGACTGCTCTGCGAGTACCTGGATACCACCGGCCTGCGGATGCAGCACTACCGCGTGATGGCCGGTCTGGCCGAGCTCGGTGAGTGCACCCAGGCCGATCTGGGCCGGGCCCTGGGCCTGGACGCCGGGAACATGGTCGCGCTCCTGGGCGATCTGGAGGGCCACGACGCCGTCACCCGTAAAACAGATCCCGCCAACCGTCGTCGAAACCTCGTCAGGAGCACCGAACAGGGCAGGAAGCTCTTCGAGGAGATGGACCGGGCCGTCGAACAGGCCAACGAGGCCATGTTCGCGGCGTTCTCTCCTGCCGAGCGCGAGGAATTCCACAAGGTGCTGGTCCGCCTCGCGCAGGGCGACCAGTAGAACTGCGAGAAACGGCCTGCGAGTCGCCCGCCGTTCGGGACGTCTCGTAGGCCGTCAGGTGTTACGCGGTGTACGGGCGCTTCTCACGGGCCTCGCGCAGCGAGACCCCCCACCACACCAGCTGGTCGAGCAGGGTCTTGCTCGCCGTGCCCGCCGCGGTGGGCTCCACGAGGGCTCCCGCCTCGTCGAACTGTCCCCAGACGTTGTGGAAGCTGACGCAGTCCCGCACCGTCACCGCGTGCAGCTCGGCGAAGACGGGACGCAGGTGCTCCACCGACCGCAGGCCGCCGGCCAGGCCGCCGTAGGAGACGAAGCCGAGCGGCTTGGCCTGCCACTCGGTGCGGTGCCAGTCGATGAGGTTCTTGAGCGAGGCCGGGTAACTGTGGTTGTACTCCGGCGTCACGACGACGAAGGCCTCGGCGGCGGCCAGGCGCGGCGATACCCGGGCCAGTTCCGCCGACACCGTCTCACTCGGGGCGTGCGACAGCTCGTGCGGCAGTGCGTGCTCGGTGAGGTCGATCAGGTCGACCTCCAAGTCCGGGCGCTGAGTGGCCTGTTCGACGAACCATCGCGCGACGGTCGGGCCGAACCGGCCCTCCCGGACGCTGCTGTTGATCACGGCGAGGCGTAGGGGTGTGGCGGACATATTTCTCCTCTAGTGCCTGTTCAAGCGGGAGACGGCCGTGGTGTCTCTCCGCCGGGTCTGGATGCTGGACCGGGGCTGAAGTCAAGAACGGCCCGGGGAACTCGCCGCGAGCGTACGGCCCGTACCTCGTTCCCGGCTCCAGCCGCGAGCGCCGCTGTGGCGCAGCGCGCGTTCCAGGCGGTGCCAGTTGGGCGTGTGGTGGCGGGACGGCCGAAGGGGCTGGGACGCGGCGGACCGGGCCATCAACACCACGACGAGAGCGGCGAGTTCCTCGGGAGTAGCGTAGCCGCGGCTTACCTGGATGTCTGACATGGGGGTCTCCGTCACAGAGGGGGATTGCCGTGTTTGCGGGAGGGGAGCTCGGCATGTTTGTCCCGCAGCATCGCGAGGGACCCGATGAGGATCTCGCGGGTGGCACGGGGGTCGATCACGTCGTCGACCAGGCCGCGTTCGGCCGCGTAGTACGGATGCATGAGCTGGGTGCGGTACTCCTCGATCTTCTGGCGCCGTACCGCGTCCGGATCGTCGGCGCCGTTGATCTCGCGGCGGAAGATGACGTTGGCGGCGCCCTCCGCACCCATCACCGCGATCTCGTTGCCGGGCCAGGCGAAGGCCAGATCGGTGCCGATGGAGCGGGAGTCCATCACGATGTACGCCCCGCCGTACGCCTTGCGGACCACGACCGAGACTCGGGGCACGGTGGCGTTGCAGTAGGCGTAGAGCAGCTTCGCGCCGTGCCGGATGATGCCGTTGTGTTCCTGTGCGATGCCGGGCAGGAAGCCCGGCACATCGACCAGCGTGACCAGCGGAATGTTGAACGCGTCGCAGAACTGCACGAAGCGAGCGGCCTTTTCGCTGCCCTGGATGTCCAGCACCCCCGCGGACGCGGCCGGCTGGTTGGCGACGATCCCGACGACCTCGCCGCCCAGCCGGGCCAGGGCGCAGAGCGTGTTGCCCGCCCAGGCCGAGTGGATCTCGAAGAACTCCCCGTTGTCGACGATCTCCTCGATGACGTCGCGCATGTCGTAGACCCGGCCGGGATCGTCCGGGACCAGATCGAGCAGTGCGTCGCTCCGCCGGTCGTGCGGGTCCTCGGACAGGACCGACGGGGCCAGTTCGCGGTTGTTGGACGGCAGCAGGGAGAGCAGGAAGCGCACGTCCTCCAGGCAGCTCTGTTCGTCGTCGTACGAGAAGTGCGCGACGCCAGAGACGGCGGCGTGCACGTCGGCGCCGCCGAGGCCGTTCTGGGTGATCTCCTCGCCGGTGACCGCCTTAACGACGTCCGGTCCCGTGATGAACATCTGCGAGGTCTCGCGGACCATGAACACGAAGTCGGTCAGCGCCGGACTGTAGGCCGCGCCGCCCGCGCACGGACCGAGCATCACGCTGATCTGTGGGATGACACCCGAGGCCCTCGTGTTGCGCTGGAAGATCCCGCCGTACCCGGCCAGCGCGGAGACGCCCTCCTGGATACGGGCGCCGGCGCCGTCGTTCAGCGAGACGAGCGGGGCGCCCGCCGCGATGGCCATGTCCATGATCTTGTGGATCTTCGTGGCGTGGGCCTCGCCCAGCGCCCCGCCGAAGATCCGGAAGTCGTGTGCGTAGACGAAGACGGTGCGGCCGTGCACGGTTCCCCAGCCGGTGACGACACCGTCGGTGTACGGCCGTTTCGCCTCCAGGCCGAACCCGGTCGCCCGGTGCCGGCGCAACTGCTCGACCTCGTGGAAGGAGCCCTCGTCGAGCAGCAGGGCTATGCGTTCGTGCGCCGTCAGCTTGCCCTTGGCATGCTGACGTTCGGTGGCTGCGGGGTCCGGGCCGTGCCGGGCCTCGTCTTTGATCAGCCGGAGTTCCTCCAGACGCCCGTAGAGCGTCCAGTCGGCGCTCCGGGCCGGAGTCGTGTCGGTGGCGGCCATAAGTGACTCACTCTCCTGTGGATGGTTTCCCGGCCCGGTCGGGGTGGGCCCGCAGGCCGCCGAGCCCGGCCGCCAGCCCGGCCACGGCGACGGCGGTGACGAGCAGGAGCGCCGGGCGGTCGTCGGCCCGGCCGACGGCCAGCGCCGCGGCCATGGCCGGCACGATGACGGCGGAGATCTGCACGGCACTCTGGTAGAGGCCGACCGCGGCCGGCCTGTCGACCGCGGCCAGCCGGGAGGTGGCCTGGGCGTTCAGCGCCGCGAAGGCCAGCACGAAGCCGGCGCCGACCAGCAGCAGCGTCGGCAGCACGTCCGTGACGTAGTGCTCCGGAACCGGATGCCGCAGGCAGAGCGCCGCACCCAGCACCGGTCCCAGCGCCCCCAGCGCGATCAGCCGGGCGGTGCCGTAGCGGGCGATCAGCCTCCGCGACAGCAGTGCCGTGACGGCCAAGGGCACACTGACGGGCAGGAACGCCAGCGCGGTACGCAACGGGGACCAGCCGAGACCGGTCTGCAGCCGCGCCGTCAGGACCAGCAACAGCCCCAGGTTCACGCCGTTCAGCGCGGCGGCCCCGGCCATCGAGCGGACCAGTGTCCGGTTCCGCAGCAGCCGCCCCTGGATCAGCGGCCGCGATCCGGTGCGCTCCGCGACGACCAGGACCGCCCCCAGCACCACGGCGAGCACCAGCGGACCCGCCGTACGCGCGTCGGACCAGCCGTGCACCGGCACCGAGACGATGCCCCCCACCAGGCACACCAGGACACCGGTCAGCGCGAGCGCCCCGGTGACGTCGAAGCGGCGCGGGGCTCCGGAGGACGCGGCGGCGGACACCGGGCCGCGCGGAACCAGCCGCACCGCGAAGGCGAACAGGACCAGCACCACCGGCGCCGGGAAGGCGACGGTCCAGCGCCAGCTCACTCCGGTCAGCAGACCCGACAGCAGCAGCCCCGCGGCGAACCCGAACCCGCCGAACAGGGCGTACACCGACACCGCGCGGTCGCGGCTGCGCCCGGCCCGGAACTCCGAAGCGATGATCGCCAGTCCGGTGGGCGCGGTCAGGGCGGCGAAGAACCCTTTCAGCACCCGGGCCGCCACCAGCACGGCGGGCTCATCGGTCACGGCGCCCGCCAGGGACGCCACGGCGAATCCGAGCAGCGCCCACAGGTACACCCGGCGCCGGCCGAGCAGTTCCACCAGCCGTCCGCCGAACAGCGTGAGCCCGCCGAAGCCGATGGCGAAGCCGGTGACCAGCCACTGCGCCCCGGTCAGTGCCAGACCGAGGCCCCGTCCCACCGAGGGCATGGCCACGATCATGGCCGACACCTCGATGGCGTCGATGAGCATGTTTCCGGCCAGCACGAACAGCAGCCCCCACAAGCGGGGGCTCCACCGTCCGTCGTCGGCCGCAGCAGGACCGAAGGAATCCTGGGTGGGTGGTGGCATGGGCCTCATCCGAACTCCTCCACTGCGTACGCTCCTTGTCCCGTCCCGGCGGTGATCAGCCCAGGAGCGTGCCGCCGGTGGCGTCGAGGAACGCCCCGGTGACCCAGCGGGCGTCCTCACTCGCCAGGAACGCCACCACGTCGGCGACGTCCCCCGGCTCGCCCACCCGCCCGAACGCCGACATCTGGGCCATCTGCTCGACGGCCTGGGGGATGTCGAAGACCGGGTTGTCGTTGCGGGTGATGCCGGGCGCGACGCTGTTGATGGTGATGCCGCGCGGCGCGAGGTACTTCGCGAAGTGCAGCGCCAACTGCTCGACGGCGCCCTTGGTCATCGCGTAGGCGATCTCCTCCGGGTTGGCGAAGTGGGTCAGCCCCGAGGAGACGTTGATGACGCGGCCGCCGTCGTTAAGGTTCTTCAGCGCCCGCTGGATCATGAAGAACGGCGCCTTGGCGTTGACGGCGAAGAGCCGGTCGAACTGCTCGGACGTCGTCGTCTCGGCCGGGACCCCGCCGCCCATGATCCCGGCGTTGTTGACCAGGATGTCCAGGTCGACGGAGCCGGTGCGCTCCTTCAGCCCCTGCTCCAGACCGAGGAACAGCTCGTGGACGTCACCGGGCAGCCCCAGCTCCGCCTGGACGGCGAAGGCCCGCCCGCCGTCCTTCTCGATCGAGGTGACGACGTCGTCCGCCGCCTGGCCCCCGCTGGAACTGTGCACGACGACCAGTGCGCCTTCCCTGGCCAGCCGCAGGGCTATGGCCCGTCCGATACCTCGGCTGGAACCGGTCACCAGCGCCGTCTTGCCCGCGAACCTGTTCATACCTGCTCCGCTCCCGTGTGAAGTGGTGTGTGAGGGTGCGCCGCCGGTCCGGTCCCCGGTTACCGCCGGGGACGGGGACTGCGTGCGCGCCGGGGTGGGACGTGCCTCGCGCGTGATGTCGTGCGCGAGGTCCTGCGGTGCCGGTTCACCGAACCAGCGCCGCAGGGCCGCGCCGAGCCCGGCCGTGTCCGCGGCGCCCTCCGCGTCGGCCCACACGACATGCCCGTCCGGCCGGACCAGCACCGCCGTACCCGGGTCGGGGACCGCCGCCGGCGGTACGCCCGTGACGAGGTCGACCCGGTCGGTCCACGGCGCCAGGTCCCGTTGCAGGGCGGCCTTCCGGTGGGACGAGCCGGGGTGGAGCAGCAGCAGGCCCCGGGAGCCGTGTCCCCGTTGCCCGTGAGCCAGCCGGTGTCCCAGGAGGGGGTGGGCGCCGGGGTGGACGTCATGGCGGATGTCGAGGCCGCTGATCATCGCGGCGAGGTGGGCGCGGGCCGGTTCGTGGCATACGAGTTCGGCCACGACCTCCCGTACCGCCTCCACCTCGGCGCCGCCGAGGAGCAGCATCGCCTGCGCCCTGATGTTGCCCAGGGCCCGTGCGCCCACGGCGTGCCGTTCCGTGTGGTAGCTGTCGAGCAGCCCGTCCGGGGCCCGCCCGGTCACCTGGAGGGCGAGCTTCCAGCCGAGGTTGGCGGCGTCCTGGAGCCCGAGGTTGAGGGCCTGGCCGCCGATGGGCATCTGCTGGTGGGCGGCGTCGCCCGCGAACAGCACGCGCCCCTGCCGGTAGCGGGTCAGCTGCCTGGCGGCGTCCGCGAAGGAGTTCACCCACAGGGGGCGGCCGTGCCCGATGTCCTCGCCGGTCACCCGTTGCCAGATGTCGCGGACCTCGGCGAATTCCGGGTCGCCGGTGCGCTGTCCGGCGGAGCTGCCGAACTCGTGCACCATCACCCGGGTCACGCCCTGGGGGTTGCGGGCCGCGATGGCCAGTCCCCGGGGCAGCCGCTGGAAGCGCCGGGCCGGGATGTCGATACCGGTCACGTCGGCCCGGACCAGCTCCCGGCTCGCCGCCTCGCCGGGGAAGTCCGCCCCGGTCAGCCGCCGTACGGTGCTGTCCTCGCCGTCGCACGCCACGAGGTACCGGCCGCTGATCCGGACCGTTCCGCCGGGCCCGGCCGCCTCGGCGCCCACCCGGTCCGGGTGCGTGGTCAGCCGGGTCACCTCGTGGCCGGGACGCAGATCCGCCCCCAGGGACAGCGCCCACTCCCGCAGGGCCGCCTCGGTGCGGGTCTGCGGGATCTTCCACTGCCCGGGGTACGGCGTCGGCAGCGTCAGATCGAGCGGGATGCCGCCGAAGTGGCCCATGACGTCGTTCGGCAGGGTTCCCAGCCGGTCCAGCAGGCCGCGGCTGTCGAGGATCTCCATCGTGCGGGCGTGCAGGGTGGATGCCCGCGACTCCGTGCCCGGCTCCGGCCGTCGCTCCAGCACCACCACCCTCGCCCCGCCGAGCCGGAGTTCCCCGGCGAGGAGCAGCCCGACCGGGCCCGCCCCGACGACGATGACATCGCTGTCCAGGGTGGCCACGGTCAGCGCTTGCTCTCGGCGTGGCTCTTGGCGTAGCCGAGCGTGGCACTGCTGTTGGTGCTCAGTGCGCCGTGCACGTAGGCGCGGGCGTCCTCGACCGTCGCCTCCGTGCCCAGGATTTTCGCGATGTTGGCCGTGTTGAGCACCACGGTGTGCTGGGAGACGGCGGTCACGCCGCCGTCGTGCTCGGTGAAGGTCCAGCAGCCGGTGTGCAGGGTCATGAGCGCGGGCAGGGTGATCTGCTTGTACGCGATCTTCTGGTCGGGGAAGGCCACCCGGTAGGACTTGGTGGTGTGCACCGAGCCGTCCTTGGCCCTGGTGTCCATCTCCAGGGTCTGCAGCCCGGGAGCGTCCTCGCTGAAGCGCACGGAGGCGACGTGCGGAAGCCGCTCCGCCCACAGGCCGGCCTCGTTGATGAAGTCGAAGGCGTCCTTGGCAGCCCCGTCGATCTGCACGCTGTCCTCGAAGGAGAAGGTCAACTCCTTCGAGGAGTACGCCAGTTCGACATTGGTCTTGAGCGCTTCGAGCTCCGAGCGGGAGTTGCGGTCGACGGCTTCCTCGATCCACTTCAGGCCCTCGGCGTCGTCGTCGACGGCCCGGTAGTCGTGCAG encodes:
- a CDS encoding nitronate monooxygenase, with product MTTQRTAFTDDRREPWLRIGTREFRSRLIVGIEQYDSVPVVRDVLTVTDADIFITTVDPDNRRSSLLLSDLDDALDLDRFTWIGTTSFARSKDSALRTAEILRDSWGIDILKLDVRGHDNVPDNRQTIEAAHELREKGWSLLPFILPDIETAKALEEAGCSALRVMAAPVASGRGIIDPRPIQQIIDAVSIPVVVEGGLGTAHHVAQAMGMGAAATLVNTALVRAKDPMKMALAMKHATTAGRCAYESGPMEETFAA
- a CDS encoding winged helix-turn-helix domain-containing protein, which translates into the protein MRQDQVDVRLLRWPAESAKRRQCMEEGLLRLLVVEGGAPAPICSDVREDWARAPISNEDLRARMAALRARSYPFTVPTVDPSGALKYRDRVVAVSPAERALLDSLTGSFQGVVYREELLDRLGESQACISRNALDLHIMRIRRRIRPLGLVLQTAWGRGYILEPAAQVT
- a CDS encoding alpha/beta hydrolase codes for the protein MPLHESSVAAPATAPGSNPVRAITLDGRGVTLSGLLSEPASPPRALLVALHGGGMRAGYFDGRADPATSLLTLASSCGYAALALDRPGYGRSAAQLPTGMGLSEQADVVRAALDDYRANHPCGAGILLVGHSLGGVVALHASSRWTGDGLLGMDVSGIGDQWAPDAEQLVGQGSRLSHRMHWGPLALYPPGTFRLADALITPIPEQESREILDWPRLYPQVARDVRAPVRFTFAEHELWWRSDPETVRAMLERLGSPLSCSERLADAGHNISLGRTARTYHLRVLAFLEQCLSLPGAGENRAAKHH
- a CDS encoding MFS transporter translates to MAEDQIIAPRASGAVAPDARRWQALVYIALAQLMVSVDSTIVNIALPSAQRDLGISDSNRQWVVTAYMLAFGGLLLLGGRISDTIGRKRAFLIGVIGFGLASALGGLAVDSGMLLAARALQGAFGALLAPAGLSLLAVTFTEPGERAKAFGVFSAIAGSGSAVGLILGGVLTEYLNWRWSLFVNIAFAAVVVVGAVAVVRDEGNRPPREKLDIAGAVLSVAGIVALVYGFTLADSEGWTATPTLALFVACVVLLTLFVVVEKRSSTPLLPLRIVTERNRAGVFASQALAVITMFGLLLFLTYYFQEIRGYSPLMSGVAFLPMVAGMLIGAGQIASRMMPRMAPRWIMGPGFLVAALGMLMLTQLDVDSSYPLLVLPGQLLFGIGLGLAFTPAMSLATNGVADHETGVASAMINASQQLGGSIGTALLNTIAASTTAAWLVSHSGSGSNHADQAAVHGYAVAVWWTVGILLLAGVLIMLTNNLPRPRQDEKAMEDSTAVHM
- a CDS encoding MarR family winged helix-turn-helix transcriptional regulator, whose amino-acid sequence is MTLYGRLVELDVWLLSGAALRAQRLLCEYLDTTGLRMQHYRVMAGLAELGECTQADLGRALGLDAGNMVALLGDLEGHDAVTRKTDPANRRRNLVRSTEQGRKLFEEMDRAVEQANEAMFAAFSPAEREEFHKVLVRLAQGDQ
- a CDS encoding NADPH-dependent FMN reductase, which produces MSATPLRLAVINSSVREGRFGPTVARWFVEQATQRPDLEVDLIDLTEHALPHELSHAPSETVSAELARVSPRLAAAEAFVVVTPEYNHSYPASLKNLIDWHRTEWQAKPLGFVSYGGLAGGLRSVEHLRPVFAELHAVTVRDCVSFHNVWGQFDEAGALVEPTAAGTASKTLLDQLVWWGVSLREAREKRPYTA
- a CDS encoding acyl-CoA carboxylase subunit epsilon, whose translation is MSDIQVSRGYATPEELAALVVVLMARSAASQPLRPSRHHTPNWHRLERALRHSGARGWSRERGTGRTLAASSPGRS
- a CDS encoding acyl-CoA carboxylase subunit beta, whose amino-acid sequence is MAATDTTPARSADWTLYGRLEELRLIKDEARHGPDPAATERQHAKGKLTAHERIALLLDEGSFHEVEQLRRHRATGFGLEAKRPYTDGVVTGWGTVHGRTVFVYAHDFRIFGGALGEAHATKIHKIMDMAIAAGAPLVSLNDGAGARIQEGVSALAGYGGIFQRNTRASGVIPQISVMLGPCAGGAAYSPALTDFVFMVRETSQMFITGPDVVKAVTGEEITQNGLGGADVHAAVSGVAHFSYDDEQSCLEDVRFLLSLLPSNNRELAPSVLSEDPHDRRSDALLDLVPDDPGRVYDMRDVIEEIVDNGEFFEIHSAWAGNTLCALARLGGEVVGIVANQPAASAGVLDIQGSEKAARFVQFCDAFNIPLVTLVDVPGFLPGIAQEHNGIIRHGAKLLYAYCNATVPRVSVVVRKAYGGAYIVMDSRSIGTDLAFAWPGNEIAVMGAEGAANVIFRREINGADDPDAVRRQKIEEYRTQLMHPYYAAERGLVDDVIDPRATREILIGSLAMLRDKHAELPSRKHGNPPL
- a CDS encoding MFS transporter, with product MPPPTQDSFGPAAADDGRWSPRLWGLLFVLAGNMLIDAIEVSAMIVAMPSVGRGLGLALTGAQWLVTGFAIGFGGLTLFGGRLVELLGRRRVYLWALLGFAVASLAGAVTDEPAVLVAARVLKGFFAALTAPTGLAIIASEFRAGRSRDRAVSVYALFGGFGFAAGLLLSGLLTGVSWRWTVAFPAPVVLVLFAFAVRLVPRGPVSAAASSGAPRRFDVTGALALTGVLVCLVGGIVSVPVHGWSDARTAGPLVLAVVLGAVLVVAERTGSRPLIQGRLLRNRTLVRSMAGAAALNGVNLGLLLVLTARLQTGLGWSPLRTALAFLPVSVPLAVTALLSRRLIARYGTARLIALGALGPVLGAALCLRHPVPEHYVTDVLPTLLLVGAGFVLAFAALNAQATSRLAAVDRPAAVGLYQSAVQISAVIVPAMAAALAVGRADDRPALLLVTAVAVAGLAAGLGGLRAHPDRAGKPSTGE